The following are encoded in a window of Limibacter armeniacum genomic DNA:
- a CDS encoding acyl-CoA carboxylase subunit beta — MEKKLQKLEELNRIAEQGGGEKRVAAQHKKGKLTARERIELLVDEGTFHEIGKFVRHRETAFGLDQEHYLGDGVVTGYGKVNGRLTYVFSQDFTVFGGSLSESHAEKICKIMDLAMKNGAPVIGLNDSGGARIQEGVKSLGGYADIFYRNTKASGVVPQISAIMGPCAGGAVYSPAITDFIMMVENTSYMFVTGPNVVKTVTHEEVTAEELGGASTHSTKSGVTHFSCANEVVCINNIRQLLSYIPQNCEDTAPVYPYEGQGSEVREGLMNIVPDNPNQPYDMRDIIKETVDEDSFFEVHKDYAENIVVGFARIGGRSIGIVGNQPAVLAGVLDIKASKKAARFVRFCDAFNVPLLVFEDVPGFLPGTDQEWNGIISEGAKLLYAFCEATVPRVTVITRKAYGGAYDVMNSKHIGADMNFAWPSAEIAVMGAKGASEIIFRKEIQAAEDSDAKLQEKVDEYTETFANPYRAAYRGFIDEVIRPEQTRERLISAFEMLENKVDQMPKKKHSNLPL, encoded by the coding sequence ATGGAAAAGAAATTACAAAAACTTGAAGAACTTAACCGAATAGCAGAACAAGGAGGAGGTGAGAAGCGAGTTGCAGCTCAGCATAAGAAAGGAAAACTGACAGCACGTGAGCGAATTGAACTCTTGGTGGATGAAGGGACTTTCCATGAGATAGGCAAGTTTGTTCGTCACCGTGAAACAGCCTTTGGGTTGGATCAGGAACATTACCTTGGTGATGGTGTGGTGACAGGATACGGGAAGGTAAATGGTAGGTTAACTTATGTGTTTTCGCAGGATTTTACAGTTTTCGGAGGTTCGCTTTCAGAATCACATGCAGAGAAGATTTGTAAGATCATGGACTTGGCCATGAAAAATGGAGCTCCTGTTATTGGACTGAATGATTCGGGAGGAGCTCGTATTCAGGAAGGGGTGAAATCTTTGGGTGGTTATGCGGATATCTTCTATCGTAATACAAAGGCTTCAGGAGTAGTTCCTCAAATTTCGGCGATTATGGGACCTTGTGCAGGTGGAGCGGTTTATTCTCCTGCCATTACGGACTTTATCATGATGGTAGAAAATACGTCATATATGTTTGTTACTGGTCCTAACGTGGTCAAGACAGTGACACATGAAGAGGTAACTGCAGAAGAACTAGGAGGTGCAAGTACACATAGCACAAAGAGTGGTGTGACACATTTCTCTTGTGCCAATGAAGTGGTATGTATCAATAACATCCGTCAGCTGCTGAGTTATATTCCTCAGAATTGTGAAGATACTGCTCCAGTATATCCTTATGAGGGGCAAGGCAGTGAAGTGAGAGAAGGTCTCATGAATATTGTGCCTGACAACCCAAACCAGCCATATGACATGAGAGATATCATCAAGGAAACAGTTGACGAAGACAGTTTCTTTGAAGTGCATAAGGATTATGCTGAAAATATAGTAGTAGGCTTTGCCCGTATTGGTGGAAGAAGCATTGGTATTGTCGGTAACCAGCCAGCTGTATTGGCAGGAGTGTTGGATATCAAGGCAAGCAAGAAAGCAGCCCGATTTGTAAGGTTCTGTGATGCCTTTAATGTGCCGCTATTGGTATTTGAAGATGTACCGGGCTTCTTGCCAGGAACAGATCAGGAATGGAATGGCATTATATCGGAAGGAGCAAAACTGCTTTATGCATTCTGTGAGGCTACCGTACCGAGAGTAACTGTAATTACTAGAAAAGCTTACGGAGGAGCATACGATGTGATGAACTCTAAACACATTGGTGCAGACATGAATTTTGCTTGGCCTTCTGCCGAGATTGCTGTAATGGGTGCTAAGGGAGCTTCGGAAATTATTTTTAGAAAAGAAATTCAGGCTGCAGAGGATTCTGATGCTAAATTGCAAGAGAAAGTGGATGAATACACTGAAACCTTTGCCAATCCTTACAGGGCAGCATACAGAGGTTTCATTGATGAAGTGATTCGTCCTGAGCAAACAAGGGAAAGGCTGATTTCAGCATTTGAAATGCTGGAAAATAAAGTAGATCAGATGCCGAAGAAGAAGCACAGTAACCTACCATTGTAA
- the asnS gene encoding asparagine--tRNA ligase, with protein sequence MRRIKIKELLASGEPGQKVIVKGWVRTFRSNRFIAINDGSTINNLQAVVDFENMPEELLRRVTTSAAISVVGVVAESMGKGQRIELQVEQLEILGDSHPEEYPLQPKKHSMEFLRENAHLRPRTNTISAVYRLRHALAFAVHKFFNDKGFYYMHTPIVTGSDAEGAGETFRVTTLDPVNPPKTEEGKVNYAEDFFGKETNLTVSGQLEAEVGAMSMGEVYTFGPTFRAENSNTTRHLAEFWMIEPEMAFYDLEDNMDLAEEMVKFLINYVLENYPEDMEFLDKRAADEEKSKPQKERWEMGLVERLKFVVDNSFERITYTKAIEILENSKPHKKKQFKVPVEWGIDLGSEHERFLVEKHFKKPVIITDYPKDIKAFYMKQNDDGKTVRAMDILFPGIGEIIGGAQREESFSKLQQRMAEMDIPESELWWYLDLRKFGTAPHSGYGLGFERIVQFVSGMGNIRDVIPFPRTPKNAEF encoded by the coding sequence GTGAGAAGAATTAAGATCAAGGAGCTGCTCGCAAGTGGCGAACCAGGACAGAAGGTAATTGTAAAAGGTTGGGTAAGAACATTCAGAAGTAATAGGTTTATTGCTATAAATGATGGTTCGACCATCAATAATCTGCAGGCAGTAGTTGATTTTGAAAATATGCCTGAAGAGTTGCTGAGAAGAGTAACGACAAGTGCTGCAATTTCAGTTGTTGGTGTGGTAGCCGAGTCTATGGGCAAAGGTCAGCGTATTGAATTGCAGGTTGAACAACTTGAAATTCTAGGTGATTCGCATCCAGAGGAGTACCCACTTCAACCAAAGAAACACTCAATGGAGTTTCTGAGGGAGAATGCGCACTTAAGACCACGTACCAATACAATTAGTGCAGTATATCGCTTAAGACATGCATTGGCTTTTGCTGTACACAAGTTCTTTAATGATAAGGGCTTTTATTATATGCATACGCCAATCGTGACAGGCTCTGATGCTGAAGGTGCTGGCGAAACATTCCGTGTAACAACATTGGATCCTGTAAACCCTCCAAAAACAGAGGAAGGCAAGGTGAACTATGCTGAGGACTTCTTTGGTAAGGAGACTAACCTGACAGTGTCAGGTCAGTTGGAGGCTGAAGTTGGTGCGATGTCAATGGGTGAGGTTTATACTTTTGGCCCTACATTCCGTGCAGAAAACTCGAACACTACACGTCACTTGGCGGAGTTCTGGATGATTGAGCCTGAAATGGCTTTTTATGATCTGGAAGACAATATGGATCTTGCTGAGGAAATGGTGAAGTTCCTGATCAACTACGTTTTGGAGAATTATCCTGAGGATATGGAATTCTTGGATAAACGTGCTGCTGATGAGGAAAAGAGTAAGCCTCAGAAAGAACGTTGGGAGATGGGATTGGTTGAGCGTCTGAAGTTTGTGGTAGATAACAGCTTTGAGCGTATCACTTATACAAAGGCAATTGAAATCCTTGAGAACTCGAAGCCTCACAAGAAGAAACAATTTAAAGTGCCTGTAGAGTGGGGAATTGACCTGGGTTCTGAGCACGAACGTTTCCTTGTTGAGAAACACTTCAAGAAGCCAGTCATCATTACAGACTACCCTAAAGACATCAAGGCTTTCTATATGAAGCAAAACGATGACGGAAAGACAGTAAGAGCAATGGATATCCTTTTCCCAGGTATTGGTGAGATTATTGGTGGTGCGCAGCGTGAAGAGAGCTTCAGTAAGCTTCAGCAGCGTATGGCTGAGATGGATATTCCTGAATCTGAGCTGTGGTGGTACCTTGACTTAAGAAAGTTCGGTACAGCGCCACATAGTGGCTACGGTTTGGGCTTTGAGCGTATTGTTCAGTTTGTGTCAGGTATGGGTAACATCCGTGATGTAATTCCATTCCCTAGAACACCAAAAAATGCAGAGTTTTAA
- the pepE gene encoding dipeptidase PepE translates to MSRNLLIVSTSTVYGQEYLSYCEEAIKAFFAGKKEIIFIPYARPGGITHEEYTARAKDKFNQLGFEVKGLHEFTNPKEALKTAEGVFTGGGNTFVLLNQLYENDLVEVIRERVADGMPYMGTSAGSNITGLTISTTNDMPIVYPPSFDALQLVPFNLNPHYLDPQPDSKHMGETRETRIGEFHHFNTQPVVGLREGSWLHVQGDQVSLEGPLSARIFEKGKVPYELSPEDDFSFLLQL, encoded by the coding sequence ATGTCAAGAAATCTATTAATTGTCAGTACATCCACAGTTTATGGGCAGGAGTATCTGTCTTATTGTGAAGAGGCCATTAAAGCGTTTTTCGCAGGTAAGAAGGAGATCATTTTTATACCTTATGCAAGACCGGGAGGAATCACTCATGAGGAATATACAGCAAGGGCTAAGGATAAATTTAACCAGTTAGGTTTTGAGGTAAAAGGGCTTCATGAGTTTACCAACCCAAAGGAAGCGCTGAAAACTGCGGAAGGTGTATTTACAGGAGGTGGAAATACTTTTGTACTGTTGAACCAGCTTTATGAGAATGATTTGGTAGAAGTGATTCGAGAGAGAGTAGCTGATGGTATGCCTTACATGGGAACAAGTGCAGGTTCAAATATCACAGGACTTACAATCAGTACAACCAATGATATGCCGATTGTATATCCACCAAGTTTTGATGCACTGCAGCTTGTGCCATTTAACTTGAATCCTCACTATTTGGACCCACAGCCTGACTCCAAGCATATGGGAGAGACTAGGGAAACACGAATAGGAGAGTTTCATCACTTCAATACACAGCCTGTGGTAGGTTTACGTGAAGGGAGTTGGTTGCATGTACAGGGAGATCAGGTTAGTTTAGAAGGACCTCTGAGTGCGAGAATATTTGAAAAAGGAAAAGTTCCTTATGAGTTGAGTCCTGAGGATGATTTTTCATTCCTCCTTCAATTATAG
- a CDS encoding aminopeptidase P family protein: protein MKKNLIVFFMLLFPLLATAQYRNEPTDYLSSEFHKERREELRKKLPDNSVAVFFANAVRNRANDVDYVYHPDPDLFYLTGYREPNSVLLVFSEPIEMPDGAKYNELFFVQPRDERSELWNGERLGVERVKERLGMDNVFPNLAFEGFGVDFGQFNQVLLYGFKDDVRDNPHDQGDLFSLIEQFKDKAHYPKFLNEYSEKLYTLIETADVESSANVSKVIGREMSSKPLLKLNPVLVDFVKADTPEGKLSVASKIPSTNINLTKLHEIMGSLREVKTAEEMVLLTKAVKVSAVGQREVMKAIKPGMSEREIQGIHEFVFKKYNAEDIGYASIVGAGHNGCVLHYIANNKSNTEDGELILMDLGAQYRGYTADVTRTVPVNGEFSPEQKAIYDLVYKAQEAGIEACRKGNDFSATYVACAKVIEEGLLKLGIIEEGEGIKAYLPHGVSHHIGLDVHDKGNYGSMMPNMVITVEPGIYIPENSKCDPKWWGIAVRIEDDILITEKDPVNLSGDAPRQWQEIEKLMKEESPLDDFVLPTVD from the coding sequence ATGAAAAAGAATCTGATTGTATTTTTTATGCTGTTGTTTCCATTACTGGCAACAGCACAGTACCGTAACGAACCGACAGACTACCTTTCTTCTGAATTCCATAAAGAACGCAGAGAGGAGTTGAGAAAGAAATTGCCGGACAATTCTGTTGCAGTATTTTTTGCTAATGCGGTAAGGAACCGTGCCAATGACGTTGATTACGTTTACCACCCAGACCCAGACCTGTTTTACCTGACGGGTTACCGTGAGCCAAATAGTGTTTTGTTGGTATTTTCAGAGCCAATTGAAATGCCTGATGGCGCTAAATACAATGAGCTGTTTTTTGTACAGCCACGAGACGAAAGAAGTGAGCTGTGGAACGGTGAACGTCTTGGTGTAGAACGTGTCAAGGAGCGTCTTGGAATGGACAATGTATTCCCTAACCTTGCTTTTGAAGGTTTTGGAGTAGATTTCGGGCAGTTCAATCAGGTGTTACTATATGGATTTAAGGATGATGTTCGTGATAATCCTCATGATCAGGGAGATTTGTTCAGTTTGATCGAGCAGTTTAAAGACAAGGCTCATTATCCAAAATTCCTGAATGAGTATTCGGAGAAGCTTTACACTTTGATAGAAACAGCAGATGTAGAAAGCAGTGCCAATGTATCAAAGGTGATCGGTAGGGAGATGAGCAGCAAACCATTACTGAAGCTAAACCCTGTATTGGTGGATTTTGTAAAAGCAGATACACCGGAGGGTAAACTGTCAGTAGCTTCCAAGATTCCTTCTACAAATATCAACCTGACTAAGCTTCATGAAATCATGGGCTCTCTGAGAGAAGTGAAAACAGCGGAAGAGATGGTCTTGCTTACAAAAGCAGTGAAGGTTTCAGCAGTAGGTCAGCGCGAAGTTATGAAGGCTATCAAACCAGGTATGTCTGAACGTGAGATTCAAGGTATCCATGAGTTTGTTTTCAAAAAGTACAACGCTGAAGATATAGGGTACGCTTCAATTGTAGGAGCTGGACATAACGGTTGTGTTTTGCACTACATTGCAAACAATAAAAGCAATACAGAAGATGGAGAACTGATCCTGATGGACTTGGGTGCGCAGTACAGAGGCTATACAGCAGATGTGACACGTACGGTTCCTGTAAATGGTGAGTTTTCTCCTGAGCAGAAAGCTATTTATGACCTTGTTTACAAAGCTCAGGAAGCAGGGATTGAAGCTTGTAGAAAAGGAAATGATTTCTCGGCTACCTATGTGGCATGTGCCAAGGTAATTGAAGAAGGTCTCCTAAAGCTAGGTATTATTGAAGAGGGCGAGGGTATTAAGGCATATTTGCCTCATGGTGTTTCTCACCATATAGGACTTGATGTTCACGATAAAGGAAACTACGGTTCAATGATGCCGAATATGGTGATCACGGTTGAGCCGGGTATTTATATTCCTGAAAACAGTAAGTGTGATCCTAAATGGTGGGGTATTGCTGTTCGTATTGAAGATGATATCCTGATCACAGAAAAAGATCCTGTAAACCTTTCTGGAGATGCACCAAGACAATGGCAGGAGATCGAAAAGCTGATGAAAGAAGAAAGCCCACTTGATGATTTTGTGTTGCCTACAGTAGACTAA